From the Lepus europaeus isolate LE1 chromosome 12, mLepTim1.pri, whole genome shotgun sequence genome, one window contains:
- the SLC31A2 gene encoding protein SLC31A2, producing MAMHFTFSHEVVLLFDFWSVHSPAGMAVSVLVVLLLAILYEGIKVGKAKLLYQALASLATPINQQLILETDRDSAGSDAPPVSRTRLRWFLYHFGQSLVHIIQVVIGYFMMLAVMSYNTWIFLGVVLGSAVGYYLAYPLLGMA from the exons ATGGCG ATGCATTTCACCTTCTCACACGAGGTGGTGCTTCTCTTCGATTTCTGGAGCGTCCACAGTCCTGCAG GCATGGCCGTCTCGGTGTTGGTGGTCCTGCTCCTGGCCATCCTGTATGAAGGTATCAAGGTGGGCAAAGCCAAGCTGCTCTACCAGGCACTGGCGAGCCTGGCTACCCCCATCAACCAGCAGCTCATCCTGGAGACAGACCGGGACTCAGCTGGCTCAGACGCACCCCCGGTCAGCAGAACCCGCCTCAG GTGGTTCCTCTATCATTTTGGCCAGTCTCTGGTCCATATCATTCAGGTGGTCATAGGCTACTTCATGATGCTGGCTGTCATGTCCTACAACACCTGGATCTTCCTTGGCGTGGTCCTGGGCTCCGCTGTGGGCTATTACCTAGCCTATCCACTTCTCGGCATGGCTTAA